In Chitinophaga oryzae, the sequence GTATTATAAACAGTGTTGACAGACACGTCGTTGGCCGTGGCTATTTCGGCATAGGAGAGGTTCAGGAAAAATTTCTGGTAGATCATCTGCCGCTGCCGGGAGGGAAGGCTTTCCAGTTGGCGGCTGACCGTCTGCTGTAGCTGCGCGCTTTGTTCCCGGGCTATCAGCTGCTCTTCCGCCGAGTCGGACAGCAGCCAGTCCGGTACTTCGGCCGTCATTACGGTGACGTCCATTGCGGCGCTTTCCTGCCGGAACAGGGCCCGCAGGAAGATGGTCACGATATAATTGTGGAAATGCGTTACCTGCTGCAGTTTGTGGCGTCCCTCCCAGAGCTTCAGGAAAACATCGTTGACGATGTCTTTAACCTGCTCGCTGTCAAATCCTTTTTTCAGGCCCACATAAGCCAGGTAGTGGTAATAGTGCATGTAGATGCTGTAGAAAGCTTCCGGGCTTTCCTGTGTTGCAAATTCCCCCCATTCTTTCTTTAAATCTTTTCCTGAGATCATGAACTGCGATGCGCCTTTAAAGAAAAAACAAAAAATAAAAGTAGTATCTCCACGGGCATATTCCCCTACCGTGCGTTAGTCTTAACAGAAACTTTACATGACCGGGTTGATGGCGGTCTGTGGCTTCATTGTTCGCTTTCCATTCCTTTAAAACGTGGTTACAGGATGCCATAATACGACAAAAAATCCGGTATTTTACCAGGGAACCTGCCGGCGTACCGGAACATCCTCTATTTGTACCTGGTACCCGCTGACCTCCTGTTTTATATTTGATCTTTAAAACGATGATTATTTGAAAGTAAAAGAACTACGGCTGGTACTGACAGTCGAGAACCTGGAAGAGGTCATCCGGTTTTACCGGGATACGGTGGGCCTGCCTGTCTCCAAGTCATGGAATGAAGAAACCGGCAACGGTATTATCCTGGAAGCCGGTTTGGCGTCGCTGGAACTGATCGATGCCAAACATGCCACCACCATCGATGCGCTTGAAGTGGGACACAGGGTGGCAGGCCCGGTACGGCTGGCGCTGAATGTAGGCAACGGGATAACGGCTGCCGCAGATGCGCTGACAGCAGCAGGAGCTGAGGCACTGAGCCCGGTCACTACCGCTCCGTGGAGCAGGGTGGTACGGCTGAAAGACCCTGCGGGCATGCAACTCACATTATTTGAAAAATCAACGCTGTTCGGTGAATAAATGTATCTTGCGCCGTATATCCCTGACAGTATGCCATCCCCGTCCTTTATCGGAAATATCCATGAATATCCGCCGGAAGACAACGGTAGGGTAGCTCCTGTTGAGTTTTTCTTTTTCTTTTTCGTTTAATATAGCAGGATGAAATATATCGGCGCAGTAATGTTGTTGTCCATAGGAATGCAGGCGCAGGCGCAATTTGGCGTGATACAGGACAAAGATGGTTATACCAATGTAAGGGAGGGCGCAGGCATCTCCCGGAAGATAGCAGACAAGGTACAGGATGGTGAAGTCGTGTATACGTGGGAGCAGGAGGGGGAATGGTGTAATATCAATTATCACCGGAAAAACGAAATTGAAAGTGGTTTTGTGCACCGGTCCCGTATAAAAATGATCAGTACTTTTGAAAAGATCAAAGTCAGGCAGCAGACGGAAACCAACGTGGTGTTCCAGGAGGACTCGGTGACGGTGATGTTCACAACGCGGCCTTTTGTGGAAAAAGACCACCAGGTGCACCATGGTAAGTCGGAGGAGGGATTCTCTTTTGTCGAAAAAATAGACGGCAACGATTTTTATGGTTGTGACGGCGGCTTGCCCACACGGGAATACAACACTTTTACGATACAAATCGGTAATCGCGCCGTGGTGGTACCGGAGAAGGCTATACGCGATCTGTACCAGCCGAACCCTGAACTGACGGAGGTGTTTTATGACCGTAAAAACGACCGGCTTTATATCACCGCCAGCAACAGCGATGGCGCCGGCGGCTACGAGGTATTATTCCGGTTTGATCATGGCGTATATACAAAAAGAGCGATTTACTACGGATTTTAGGACCTTTATCATTGAATAAACCAACCGCCATGGAAAAGAGAACGATTACCGTAGTGCCTTATACCCCCGAATGGGCCGATACCTTCCGGCAGCTGGCAGCACTTTACCGGGCACAGCTGGGTAATCTTATCACAGGTATTGAACATGTTGGCAGTACTTCCGTACCCGGCCTGGCAGCGAAGCCTGTCATCGATATCGATATCCTGATAAAGGAGGCTGCCGGCCTGCCTCCGGTGGTGGTGGGACTGGAGCGGTTGGGATACACATGGAGAGGGGATCTGGGCATCCCGGGCAGGGAGGCTTTCGGCAGAAATGCAGGCACTTCGCCGCTCGACGGAGAGGGCACCGTATGGCCGGCGCATAATTTGTATGTTTGCGTGGAAGGCTGCGTAAGCCTGAAAAACCACCTGGAGCTCCGCAATTACCTGCGACAGCATCCGGAAGCAGCGCTGCAGTATGGCACACTCAAACAGGAGCTGGCCGCCAGATATCCTCATGATATTGACAGCTACGTGGAAGGAAAAACAGCGTTTATTACGGGGATACTGGCGCACACAGGCATGGGAGCGGATGTCCTGAAAGACATTACGGCGCAGAACAAGGCAACGAAGTAAGGAGAAGGGCGCCTCATAAGATGCTTATATTTTTCACTATAAAACAGCTTATATGAGAACATTATGCCTTCTTTTGTCTTTCCTGTGCGCCTTCGCGACCATCGGGAAAGCACAGGAAAACTTCCGGGGCGCCTGGAAGTCCTCCCATGGCGGGGTGAACAGCATCCTGCTGATCACGCCGGGGTATTTCTCCATCACCACCTACCAGGACACCAGTTTTATTGACACCATGGGCGGTACCTGGAAAGCCGATGGCAGTGATAACGTAGCCATCAAAATAGAATTTAATACCGAAGAAGGTAGTCAGGTAGGCTGGGAGGGTTCCGTGCCCCTCTCTTATGCGGATGGAAAACTCACCACCACCCAGAGCGGCGGTCAGCGGGTGGAATGGACCCGCGTGGATAACGGCGACGGTCCGCTGGCCGGCAGCTGGCAGATCACCGGGAGGGAACAGAACGGCAAAATGAATACCATCACACCCGGTGCGCGCAAAACCATTAAAATCCTGACCGGCACCCGCTTCCAATGGGTGGCCATCAACACGGCTACCGGTGAATTCTTCGGCACCGGCGGCGGTACGTACACCTTCGAAAACGGCGTGTACACAGAAAAGATTGATTTCTTCTCCCGCGATAACTCCCGCGTAGGCGCCTCTCTCACCTTCAAAGGAAAAGTGGACGGCAATTCCTGGGACCACAGCGGCCTCAGTTCCAAAGGTGATCCCATTCATGAAATCTGGACCAAATAATTACGAATTACGAATTACGAATTGAGGGCTCCCTTTATAGAGCGGGTATTTAATAACCGTTCCAAAAGGGAGCCCTCAATTCGTAATTCGTAATTCGTAATTCGTAATTGACTTACCAGGCTATTCCATAATCTTCGCCATGGTTACTGCTGCCACCCCACAGCGTACCATGTTTGCTGTCAAGATAAATGGCATTGACAGGGCCGCTGGTGCGCTGTTCAAAGCTGAGGTGATAGCCCATGCTTTCCAGTATGCTGCGTGTTTTTTCAGGCGTATTATTGTTCAGTAACAGACTTCCCGGCCGTGGCATGCGGTCGCTGACCTTGCTGCCGCCGAGTGACAGCCACAGCTGGTTGGTATTGATATTGGCCGCTTCGGTGGCCTGTTGTACGGTCATCCCGAAATCCACTACGTTCACAAAAAATTGTAACAGGTTCTGGTCCTGCGTATCGCCGCCCTGAACGGCGAACGAAAGGAATGGTTTGCCGTCTTTCAGCGCCATGGAAGGGGTGAGGGTTACACGTGGCCTTTTACCGGGTGCGATTACATTGAACGGGCAGATGGCGGAATCCAATACAAAGCTCTGGAGGCGCTGGCTCATACCGATGCCGGTACGGCCGGCGATACAGGCGGGCAGCCAGCCGCCGCTGGGGGTGATAGACACTACCCATCCGTCTTTATCCGCTGCCTCCACGCTGGTAGTGCCCCTCCACAGCCGGTCATGGTAGGCGCTGTCGGCTGACTGCTGCGCGTACAACTGTTCTGTGTCTTTTCCTGTATTGAAAGTAGTGGCGTCGTGTTTGGGCACAAAGCCACCGGGCTTGCGGCCGTTGGTGGTATCCATATAACCTTTGCGCTCTTCCAGGAAATGCAGGTAAGGATTGCTTTTACCGATATAGGGATACGGGTCTCCCGGACCGGCCGCGACATCGTTGCGGTCAGGCAGGATCTGTTTGGCCCGCGCCTTTGCGTAGTCTTTGTTCAGCAGTCCCATGATAGCCCTGTTCTTATTGAAATAAGGATCGCCATAATAAAAATCGCGATCGGCGAAAGTAAGGTTCATGGTCTGGTACAGCGTATGGATGTACTGCGGTGAATTATAACCCATGGCCTTCAGGTCGAAGTTCTCGAGGATATTAAGGCTTTGCAGCAACATCGGTCCTTGTGTCCATTCCTGCAGTTTGTATACTTCAATACCGCGATAGTTGACATGCAGCGGTTCTTCTTCGATGGGTTTCCAGCGGGCCAGGTCTTCGAGGGTAATGAGACCGCCCTGTTCCTGGCAGCCGCGTACAAATTCTTTTGCGATGTCTCCTTTGTAGAAACGGTCATAGGCCGCCATGATAGCCTCTTTGCGGCTTTTGTGTTTTTTTAGTGCTTCCTGTTCGGCTTCCACCATTTTAGTGAGGGTGGCCAGCAGGTCTTTTTGTATAAACATTTCCCCTGCTTCGGGCGCTTCCCTTTTCTCACCGGGATGGGTAAGGAAAACAGCTTTGCTGTAAGGCCATTGCTGAATGTATTTTTTACCACGCTCTATGCTGTTGGCCGTCTGCGCTTCTATGGGGTAGCCGGCGGCCATATCCATAGCCGGCGCCAGCACTTCTTTGAGGCTCATGGTGCCGTACTGTGCCAGCATATAACAGAGCCCTCCGGCGGTACCGGGAGTGACGGCCGCCAGCGGACCGTATTCCGGTGGGAAATCGTATCCTTTGGATTTGAAGAACGCGGGCGTGGCGCCGGTGGGCGCTACGCCCAGTGCATTGATAGCGATCACTTTCCCTGTTTTCGGGTTGTAGATCAGCGCCTGTGTTTCACCGCCCCAGCTCAATACGTCCCACATGGTGCAGGTCGCTGCCAGCATGGCGCAGGCGGCATCTACGGCGTTGCCGCCCCGCTGGAAAATCATGGCGCCGGCGGTAGCCGCCAGCGGTTTGCCGGTAACGGCCATCCATTTTTTACCGTGCAACGGTGGCTTCTGCGTCTGTTGCGCCTGTACGCCTGTCCATAAAAGAATGGCGGCCAGCCATAAAAGAAGATGTCTCATAAAGCAAATTTGCGATTTTGGATACTGGTTTTGATTGCAGGCAGCACATGACTGCGCCGCCGGGAGACTAAAAATAATAAAGTATCCCTGATTGTGGGAGTACAGGTTGCACCGGAAAATTCTTTTTATTACTTTTTACCTTTCAAAAGCACGCAAATTTATCAACCATGATCAAAAACACCTGGCTGCTGACAGCCTGTTTGTTAATAACGGCGAGTGTATCCGCCAACGTTACCCTGCCCGCATTCTTTGGCAGCGGTATGGTACTGCAACGTGACCAGCCTGTCTGCATCTGGGGCTGGGCCGATAAAGGGGAGAAAGTGACGGTACAGTTTAAATCGCAAAAGCAGTCCGTGAAGACCGGCAGCGACGGCAAATGGATGGTGAAGCTGAAGCCTGAACAGGCCGGCGGCCCTTTTGTGCTGACCGTTACCGGTAAAAACAATATCACTTACGACAACGTCATGATGGGGGATGTATGGATCTGTTCCGGGCAGTCCAATATGGAATGGCATGTAAAAGACGCCACCAAAGGCGCAGAAGAGATAAAAGCGGCCGATTATCCGCAGATCCGGGAGTTTACCGTGAAGAGAACCGTGGCAAAAGAACCGCAGGACAACGTGGCCGAAGCTGCCTGGGTGCCGGCCACGCCGGAACATGTGGGCAACTTCAGTGCAGTAAGCTACTTCTTTGGGCGCGAACTGTATAAAGAACTGCAGGTGCCAATAGGCCTGATACACACCTCCTGGGGCGGTACCCAGGTGGAAGCCTGGATCAGCAGGAAAGGGTTCCTGGGCAGCGAAACCTTCCGGGCCATGATGTCGGAGCCACTGGGCATCGATTCCATCACCGGGCCTAACGGTTATCCCGCCTGCCTGTTCAACGCCATGATACATCCGCTGCTGTCTTACGGCATCAAAGGGGCTATCTGGTACCAGGGAGAAAGCAATGCCGGCCGTGCTTACCAATACCGTCAGTCATTTCCGCTGATGATCACCGACTGGCGCAATCAGTGGAAACAGGGCGATTTTCCGTTCTATTTTGTACAGCTGGCCAGCTACGATCCTACCCGCGGCAAAGGAGAAGGTAACAGCAACAACGGCAGCAACTGGGCGGAACTGCGGGAAGCACAGGCCATGACACTGTCACTGCCGCATACAGGCATGGCCGTTACCACCGATATCGGTGAACGAAATGATATCCATCCCAGGAACAAACAGGACGTTGGCAAACGCCTGGCACTGAATGTACTGAAAAACGTATATGCCAAACCGGTAGTTCCCGCCGGACCAGCCTACAAATCCATGGACATCAGCGGTAACAAAGCGCTGATATCTTTTACCGATCCGGGATCAGGGCTGGTGGTCAAAGACCGCTACGGCTACCTGAAAGGCTTCGAAGTAGCCGGCGCCGACCAGCGTTTCTACTATGCCAAAGCTGCGATCGTAAATGGAAAAGTGGAAGTATACAGCGAGCAGGTAACAACCCCTGTGGCGGTGCGCTACAACTGGGCCGATGATGCGGCCGACGGTAATCTCTTTAACAAAGAGGGACTTCCGGCAGCACCCTTCCGCACCGACCAGTGGAAAGGAGTGACCGAGAACGTGGTGTATCAGTTGCCGAAGGCAGGAAACAGATAATGATAATATTATTTTGCAAAGGCGCCCTTAATGGGCGCCTGGCTTTTTCCTTTCTCCCCCAAAACGCTTTCTAAACAATTAACTGAGAAGGGCCGCATTGTGCCAGCACTTCAGCATCTATTGCATCCTCATTACTTCAAACACTTTTTTCATATTCCACTATTAAGCTGAAGCAAGCACCTTTACCGTCACCAGCAGCTGCCCGGTATGCCGCATGGTATGCTCGGCGGCATGGAACAGCAGCCCCTGTACGGTGGAGGGGAGCTGTTTGCGGCCTACGCCCCGGAAATCCGTCAGGGTGGCGGGATCTGTCTGCGACAGCTGTGCCAGCGCTTTATCCACCTGCTGGTCAAATGCTGCCAGCAAGGTGGCGGTGTCGGCAACAGGTTGGCCTTCTGCTTTCAGTTCTTCCAGTTGCTGCAGTGACAGCAACTGCCCGCGCGCGTAGGTGAAAAGCCGGTCCAGCACGCCGCGCAGGTGTTGCAGGTGAAAGCCGGCAGAAGCTACGCCGGCCGGTTGTTCCCACAGCCGGTCTTCCGGGAAGCCGGCCATCAGGGCGTTGATTTCCGCCCGGGCTTGCAGCAACGTATGGGCTACGGGCTGCAATAAAGCAGGGATGCCTTCTACAGGCCCCTGCATCCAGTATTCTGTTGCCATAATAGTAGGACGGTTTATACTTCCTGTATGTCGTACACCACGACTTTTTCCCACAGGTGGCTGTAGTTTTTGATAAAATCGAGATGGATAGGATGCGTCTGGTAAGCAGCCTGCGATGCCAGGTCTTTAAAGAACATCAGTTCAGACACGGCCCAGCTGGCGTCTACCACGTCTCTTTTTTCGGTGTCGGCCACTATGCCTACGTGCAGTTGACCTATCGCCGGGATGGCGGACAGCTTTTTGATGCCTTCCACCAGCTTATCGCGGTCGGCGGTGGAACCAGTGTTTTTAAGCCAGAAAAACACATGGTGTGCGATCGGAAATTTGTGGTTGCCGGCGGACAGTGGCATAGCGGTAGCGGCGCTGGCGGCGCAAAGCGTGGCGGCGGTACCGATGAATTTTCTTCTGCTGGATGTTTTCATAAGGTGTAAATTGTGGACCTGAAAATAATAAAGATTCGGGATTCGTCCCATAATCCGGTGTTTTCATCCCATTTTGACCGGCTGCACCTTTTCAATAGCTAATATTGCCGTAAATATTCCCGCTTATGGACCAGTTCAGGAAATTAGAGTTCGGCGTAGCATCAGGGATTGCCCTGTTGCTGATGTTCGGCCTGCTTTATCCCAGTATTATCTACAATGTGTTTGAGTTACAACAGATCTATGGGCATAAGTTTGCCCGGTATGATCAGGTATTCGATTATTATATCCACTACCTGCTGCCGTCCATGGCGCGTATCGTCTTCGTTTACACCGGTTTCCTGATGTTGAACTTTGTCATCGTTCCCCGCTTCCTGGAACAGCGGAAATGGTGGATGGGCATTTTTCTGTTACTGCTCACCGGGCTGATATTTTTCCTGGGGATGATGATAGCCGGCTCTTATTACAACGGTTACCTGTTCGGTGTTTATGACACCGTCCGGGGCGCACATACGCACTTCGCCAAATCGGCGTTTATCACCACCGTTTTCTGCGGCGTATTGTATGTGGTGTATTATTACGTTCGTAATGCCTATTTCGATTACCTGCATCAACGGATGCTGGTCAATGCACAGTACCGCAAGATCGCCCGGGAAGTGCTCATCTTTTCCGGCATACTGCTGGCGATGATGGCGCTGGTGTTCAGCGATTCGCGGGACGCTTTCTGGCTGATGTTTTTCTTCGGTCCCGTTATTATCAGTGTAGCTTTCATCCTTTTCTATAAAATCATTCCGGACTTTAAACTGGTACATCACAACAAAAGGATCTTTATCCGCGATGTGGTGCTGCTGATACTGGGCGCTAATTTCCTGATGGCGATGATCGTCAGGGCGGTCCATCATGGTGGAGCGGGATTGTTAGGCCCTATCCTCAGCTTCGGTGTGTTGATATGTGCCGGTGTCGTGTTGCCGGTGACCTGGTTCTTTTACCTGTCCCGCCAGAAGCAGGTCACCACGGTGAAGAACCTGCAAACGGCCCTTGGTCATTCCACCGCCAACCTGGACTTTTTACGTGCGCAGATCAATCCCCATTTTTTATTTAATGCTCTCAATACCCTGTACGGCACGGCTTTACAGGAAGAGGCGCCCCGTACCAGCGAAGGTATTCAGAAGCTGGGAGACATGATGCGGTTTATGCTGCACGATAACCATCTGACCAAGATAGCGCTGGACAAAGAAGTGGCCTATCTGCAAAACTACATTGATCTGCAGCGCCTGCGGGTCCTGTCTTCCCCCGATATCCTGATCGAAGTGAATATTGACGAGAGCCAGTGCCAGCACGAAATAGCGCCCATGTTGCTCATCCCGTTTGTGGAGAATGCTTTCAAACATGGTATCAGCCTGCGCCACCGGTCACGCATCGTGATCTCGCTCAGCTGTAACAGCGAACAACTCTTTTTTGATGTGTACAACAGCGTGCACCAGCGTCCGGAGAACGATCCGGAGCGTGACAGCATGGGCATCGGGCTCAATAATGTAAAAGAAAGGCTGGCGCTGTTGTACCCCAACCGCCATGAGCTGAGCATACGGCATACTACCAGCGAATTTTTTGTACACCTGACAATAGACGTTAAAGACTGATCTGATGTTGAAGAAAGATGTTCATACGAAAGAAGATGTTAAACCGCTGCCGGCGCCGGACGGGATCACCCGCTTCCTGTGGTGGCTGGCAGCTGCCGATGCCGATATCCTGGCAGAATGCAGGACGGAGCGGGAGCGGTACCGGATCATCGGGCTCTCCGTTTTTGTTACCTGGATGTTTGCCACCCTTGCCTGGGGATACTTTTTCTCCACCATTGTGAAAGATGATATGATCGTGCTGGCGTTAGCGTTATTCTTCGGTTTCGCCATCCTGTCGATCGACAGGACATTGATTGCAGCCATGTCCCGTGGTAACGGTAATATGCGTTTTATGCCGGTGGCATTTCGTTTATTGCTGGCCGTTACCATCGGGCTTTTTATATCCCAGCCCGTCGTGCTGATGTTGTTTAAGAAAGACATAACGGCTCAACTGGAGCTGAGCAAACAAAGCAAGCTCGATGCTTACCGTAAACAGCTGACCGCCATGAATGCCGGTCAGCGGGCGGAACTGCAGCAGGCGCTGGACCGCGGCCGGCAGCAGATACAGCAAAAGGAGCGGGAACTGAAATTTGATAAAGACGCCTATATCAAAGAAACAGACGGTACGGGCGGCTCCGGCCGGATCGGGGAGTCTTCCATTGCGCGGGTAAAAAAATCGGCGTATATGAAGTCGGAAGAGGAACTCGCCCTGATGCGGCACGACTGGGAGCCCAAAGAACAGCAGCTGCAGGCGCAGGTAGCGGCCATGCACAGCGCCGACAGCCTGAAGGAAACGATCTACCAGGGAACGCTGACAGACGGCTTCCTGGCGCAGGTGGAAGCCCTGCATGAACTGACCGATCAGCATCCGGCCCTGCAACAACGGTACCGGCTCATCGTATTTATCATTACGCTGATAGAGATCATGCCGCTGCTCAGCAAAGTGCTGATGCCTAAAGGGGAGTACGAAGAGCGGCTGGCCAGCGCCACGGCGCAGGGTACCACCGCCGCGAGACTGGAAACCGAAGCCGGAAAGGAACTGCTGCATCATTACCAGGAAGCGGCGCTGACGGCCGATAAGGAAATAGTGGATGAAGTGTTTGAAAGCACCCGGGAGTTGCGCCGGGAAGAAGCTGCGGCCATCGTCAGAGACTGGCAGCGCCGGGAAAACCGGCAGTACCGCCAGCTGTGGCAACAGGTGAAAAACCTGTTGCTCGGCAAAATATCGTAAATCCCTATCTTGTTACAGGAAAATGTAGTGTTATGAAGCTCGCTGCCATTGCCATTGATGATGAACCAGTCGCCCTGGCCGTGATAAAAAATCACGCCGCCATGGTGCCTTTCCTGGAAATGAAAGGCTATTTTACCAACGCCTACGAAGCCATGGAGTTTCTGAGCAGGGAGAAAGTGGACCTCCTTTTTCTCGATATCAAAATGCCGGACATATCCGGCCTGGACTTTATCGCCAGCCTGCCGCAGCCGCCCATGACCATCTTCACTACCGCCTATTCCGAGCATGCGGTAAAAAGTTTTGAGCTGGATGCGGTCGATTATCTCCTGAAGCCGTTTTCCCTGATCCGTTTCATCAAAGCATGCAACAAGGCCCATAGCCTGTGGCAACTGAAACAACAGAGCCCCCAGCCCAAAGATGCGCCGGCCTACATTTTCCTGAAAAGCGGTTACGAACAGTTCAAGATCATGCTGGAGGATATCCTATACCTCGAAAGCGCCGGCAACTACGTAAATTTTATCCTGAAAGACCGGCGGCTGATTTCCCGCCTGTCTATGCAAGAGGCTATGGACCTCCTGCCGGCGGCACTTTTTACGCGTGTGCACCGTTCCTATATCGTGGCCAACGATAAGGTAGAGCGGGCAGACCGTGCTTCGCTGTATATCCGCAATATAGCTATCCCCATCGGCGCTGCCTACGGAGCCGCTGTTGATAATATACTGGGCTCTTCCGGCCGCTGACACAACAGCTTCGGAAAAATCAATGCCACCCTTAAACATCACCCTTAAAATGAATCATAAACGGATTCACGTTTCCCGTTGTCATAAGACTTATAAAACAGGAACAGATCCGTCTGTTTCCCTTAATAACTAACGATTCATAACAATAATTCATAATCATAATTCATAATCATAATTCATAATCATAATTCATAATCATAATTCATAATCATGATTAATGATTAGGTCTCCCTCCCTTCCCAATCTGCATCAAAAGAATTTGAACAAACATTGTAGCCCCGGGCGTGAGCCCGGGGACCCCATAATAATTGAATTGTTTCAAATTTTTATTTGTTAAATAAGACCGAAAGGTCTAATTTTAATATTATGAGCAAAGCAGCGAGAACGAGGCAGTTTATTATCGAAACCGCCGCGCCCATTTTTA encodes:
- a CDS encoding RNA polymerase sigma factor gives rise to the protein MISGKDLKKEWGEFATQESPEAFYSIYMHYYHYLAYVGLKKGFDSEQVKDIVNDVFLKLWEGRHKLQQVTHFHNYIVTIFLRALFRQESAAMDVTVMTAEVPDWLLSDSAEEQLIAREQSAQLQQTVSRQLESLPSRQRQMIYQKFFLNLSYAEIATANDVSVNTVYNTIYKTLDKLKASINKELITVLIYLLFFFHILFSH
- a CDS encoding VOC family protein gives rise to the protein MKVKELRLVLTVENLEEVIRFYRDTVGLPVSKSWNEETGNGIILEAGLASLELIDAKHATTIDALEVGHRVAGPVRLALNVGNGITAAADALTAAGAEALSPVTTAPWSRVVRLKDPAGMQLTLFEKSTLFGE
- a CDS encoding GrpB family protein; protein product: MEKRTITVVPYTPEWADTFRQLAALYRAQLGNLITGIEHVGSTSVPGLAAKPVIDIDILIKEAAGLPPVVVGLERLGYTWRGDLGIPGREAFGRNAGTSPLDGEGTVWPAHNLYVCVEGCVSLKNHLELRNYLRQHPEAALQYGTLKQELAARYPHDIDSYVEGKTAFITGILAHTGMGADVLKDITAQNKATK
- a CDS encoding membrane or secreted protein, producing the protein MRTLCLLLSFLCAFATIGKAQENFRGAWKSSHGGVNSILLITPGYFSITTYQDTSFIDTMGGTWKADGSDNVAIKIEFNTEEGSQVGWEGSVPLSYADGKLTTTQSGGQRVEWTRVDNGDGPLAGSWQITGREQNGKMNTITPGARKTIKILTGTRFQWVAINTATGEFFGTGGGTYTFENGVYTEKIDFFSRDNSRVGASLTFKGKVDGNSWDHSGLSSKGDPIHEIWTK
- a CDS encoding gamma-glutamyltransferase family protein, yielding MRHLLLWLAAILLWTGVQAQQTQKPPLHGKKWMAVTGKPLAATAGAMIFQRGGNAVDAACAMLAATCTMWDVLSWGGETQALIYNPKTGKVIAINALGVAPTGATPAFFKSKGYDFPPEYGPLAAVTPGTAGGLCYMLAQYGTMSLKEVLAPAMDMAAGYPIEAQTANSIERGKKYIQQWPYSKAVFLTHPGEKREAPEAGEMFIQKDLLATLTKMVEAEQEALKKHKSRKEAIMAAYDRFYKGDIAKEFVRGCQEQGGLITLEDLARWKPIEEEPLHVNYRGIEVYKLQEWTQGPMLLQSLNILENFDLKAMGYNSPQYIHTLYQTMNLTFADRDFYYGDPYFNKNRAIMGLLNKDYAKARAKQILPDRNDVAAGPGDPYPYIGKSNPYLHFLEERKGYMDTTNGRKPGGFVPKHDATTFNTGKDTEQLYAQQSADSAYHDRLWRGTTSVEAADKDGWVVSITPSGGWLPACIAGRTGIGMSQRLQSFVLDSAICPFNVIAPGKRPRVTLTPSMALKDGKPFLSFAVQGGDTQDQNLLQFFVNVVDFGMTVQQATEAANINTNQLWLSLGGSKVSDRMPRPGSLLLNNNTPEKTRSILESMGYHLSFEQRTSGPVNAIYLDSKHGTLWGGSSNHGEDYGIAW
- a CDS encoding sialate O-acetylesterase yields the protein MIKNTWLLTACLLITASVSANVTLPAFFGSGMVLQRDQPVCIWGWADKGEKVTVQFKSQKQSVKTGSDGKWMVKLKPEQAGGPFVLTVTGKNNITYDNVMMGDVWICSGQSNMEWHVKDATKGAEEIKAADYPQIREFTVKRTVAKEPQDNVAEAAWVPATPEHVGNFSAVSYFFGRELYKELQVPIGLIHTSWGGTQVEAWISRKGFLGSETFRAMMSEPLGIDSITGPNGYPACLFNAMIHPLLSYGIKGAIWYQGESNAGRAYQYRQSFPLMITDWRNQWKQGDFPFYFVQLASYDPTRGKGEGNSNNGSNWAELREAQAMTLSLPHTGMAVTTDIGERNDIHPRNKQDVGKRLALNVLKNVYAKPVVPAGPAYKSMDISGNKALISFTDPGSGLVVKDRYGYLKGFEVAGADQRFYYAKAAIVNGKVEVYSEQVTTPVAVRYNWADDAADGNLFNKEGLPAAPFRTDQWKGVTENVVYQLPKAGNR
- a CDS encoding DinB family protein: MATEYWMQGPVEGIPALLQPVAHTLLQARAEINALMAGFPEDRLWEQPAGVASAGFHLQHLRGVLDRLFTYARGQLLSLQQLEELKAEGQPVADTATLLAAFDQQVDKALAQLSQTDPATLTDFRGVGRKQLPSTVQGLLFHAAEHTMRHTGQLLVTVKVLASA
- a CDS encoding Dabb family protein — protein: MKTSSRRKFIGTAATLCAASAATAMPLSAGNHKFPIAHHVFFWLKNTGSTADRDKLVEGIKKLSAIPAIGQLHVGIVADTEKRDVVDASWAVSELMFFKDLASQAAYQTHPIHLDFIKNYSHLWEKVVVYDIQEV
- a CDS encoding sensor histidine kinase; translated protein: MDQFRKLEFGVASGIALLLMFGLLYPSIIYNVFELQQIYGHKFARYDQVFDYYIHYLLPSMARIVFVYTGFLMLNFVIVPRFLEQRKWWMGIFLLLLTGLIFFLGMMIAGSYYNGYLFGVYDTVRGAHTHFAKSAFITTVFCGVLYVVYYYVRNAYFDYLHQRMLVNAQYRKIAREVLIFSGILLAMMALVFSDSRDAFWLMFFFGPVIISVAFILFYKIIPDFKLVHHNKRIFIRDVVLLILGANFLMAMIVRAVHHGGAGLLGPILSFGVLICAGVVLPVTWFFYLSRQKQVTTVKNLQTALGHSTANLDFLRAQINPHFLFNALNTLYGTALQEEAPRTSEGIQKLGDMMRFMLHDNHLTKIALDKEVAYLQNYIDLQRLRVLSSPDILIEVNIDESQCQHEIAPMLLIPFVENAFKHGISLRHRSRIVISLSCNSEQLFFDVYNSVHQRPENDPERDSMGIGLNNVKERLALLYPNRHELSIRHTTSEFFVHLTIDVKD
- a CDS encoding DUF4407 domain-containing protein, with the protein product MLKKDVHTKEDVKPLPAPDGITRFLWWLAAADADILAECRTERERYRIIGLSVFVTWMFATLAWGYFFSTIVKDDMIVLALALFFGFAILSIDRTLIAAMSRGNGNMRFMPVAFRLLLAVTIGLFISQPVVLMLFKKDITAQLELSKQSKLDAYRKQLTAMNAGQRAELQQALDRGRQQIQQKERELKFDKDAYIKETDGTGGSGRIGESSIARVKKSAYMKSEEELALMRHDWEPKEQQLQAQVAAMHSADSLKETIYQGTLTDGFLAQVEALHELTDQHPALQQRYRLIVFIITLIEIMPLLSKVLMPKGEYEERLASATAQGTTAARLETEAGKELLHHYQEAALTADKEIVDEVFESTRELRREEAAAIVRDWQRRENRQYRQLWQQVKNLLLGKIS